TTTTTCTTGCCTTCAAGGATCCCCAGATGGCAGCAAAGGGTAAGAAATGATACATAAGCAACTTGAATAGAAACTGGATGGAAGCAGCTATTGCTTTAGAATGGGAAAGATACTTGTGATGTGAGTGGTGAATGAGGATGAGTCATAATTTCAGGGTTATTAGGAGGCTCAGAGCTATTCTAGATATACCGTATATAAAATAGACACACAAATGCATTTCTCAAGGAACTCCCTGGGAATGAAAGCTGTCCAATGGCCATTAAAAGCAAGAGTCAAAATAAATTTATTAGAAATGTGGTGCCCGAGTATCTTAGGCTTCACAAAAATCTTCACATAAATCAAAGGGAATTAGGTAACTTGACTGGTGTAAGTGCTTCTAAAAGCACTTTAAGGTGCAGAAATATCTTAAAAATCTAGGCCAAATTCATTTTTTGGAACGCAAATTAGGATTCCAAGGCATTTAGATCCAAATCTCAAATATATTTAGGCAGCCTTGAAACATCTCATTTAAAGATGTGAATCTGTCCTAGTGCTATTAGAATCAATAGCTCCAGTATATACATGGTAAAGCCATAGGAGATAGATGGATATAAACCATAAATGTAATAAAGTCTAAAAGGCCACATGGCTTGGATATATGTAGCTCAAATGAAGTCATAATCTTCCATTGTAATTTTTCACTAGACTCTTAAACTCAAATCTTAATCTCTCTCAaatcttgtgcctcagttttttcGTGTGTAAAACAGCATAAGCTAAAATTGTAGAGTGCTGTGACATAGAAGGCAACAAACACTAGGGTGAGGAGGGCTATGCAAATatctagaaaaaaattatattaagttATATATAATACTgtttagggagtaaccagataccaCAGGAAATTGAAGCCTTTCACTACCCACAGAGATATAGCAACACCAAAGAATGGACTCCGAAATGGAAGCCAGAGACAGGTGTAAAGCCCCACAGCCCAGTTGAGGTATGAACACATATAAACCTAACTTCTCATATAGCACTTTAGTAATTACACATCAGGCATTTTCTAGAGGACTCTgtctctccttttgaagctggccccagTAAGCTGGGTAAATGAGACCGAGATCTATGTGGGCCCAGTAGAAAGAGAGCAAATGTGAAGGTGTGCATCCGAGTGAGAAAGATGGTGGCCTGGAAAGGAATTGTCCTTCATTTGTAATCAGAACCCTTGCTTGCAATGGGAAAGAAGTGTTCCCATTATTCTTCTTAccatgcattttatccaatggctATTAAAGGCAAGGGGCTCCATCTTAGCTTCAAAAAGAGTGCTGGAAAGGGCCTTGGCTAATGCCTGAATTGTGCCATGATAGCTAGAGCACCatgtggagaaaaatgtgtgttgtaggTTCACATCCCTTCTAGGCAAGGGGGACCTTAGAGTTCAGGTATTTGAGAGTGAACCCAGATATCTTGCCTCCTAGGTGAACTATAGTTCATAATAGGTCTGCTGTAGCCAAAAATGTAAGGTGTCTTGCTGTGGCTCCAGATGAATGATTTCAACATTTGTAATTTAGCTATTGGAGCAAAATATGGAAAGATCCTCTTCCCCGCTCCTATTACTTAATTCAAACCTTATTCAGCTACCTACatgcatagtagggctgtgtgaaccttTAGTAGCCgtttcgatttggaggagatttggtctgatttggtggccgaatctccaaatcaaatcaggagacccattcaaaggtccaaatcgaatttgaaacctccaaattgatttggagagatttggcaccaatttggagattcggccatagacaaaacaggcagcagtcctcgaccatgctggacacagctgcatccagctggtaagtctgttgtggtgggcggagggtGTTGATATGCCcccacactccccttccctccctcctccgcccaccacagcagacttaccagctgcaggcaaTTGCGTCCAGTGTGGTCAAGGACTTGtcccagtgagggagggactggggctggggctgggacaagctgcccagccagggcagtgtggggcacaggACTCAGAGATATGGGTTCCTGCCATTGCACACTGCTGGTCTGGGACGGCATGAGAGtgggcatgtgcctccagatctgcacagggtgggcctGGCCAAGCTGTGCTgtgggaggctagccccagccgcccgccaccaggctgcactccacggggcaggtggagccaggactGTGTCCAGGCGGCTAgcctcagctgcagcctggagcacagccctggctccacccaccccacagagcaTAGTGGAGCGGGGCACATGGGAGGCTGCaaccaccctaaaattccccatggcccctgccaccagcccttCCCCAATCTGGGTGCAcgcacccaccccatgccctgctgctactCACCCAGTCAGGGCACGGGCACGTGgcatctgccccccgccccacacctcttccctccccttcctcctaccacaaccagctggaggcagctgtgtccagtatggtcgaggactgctgcctgtttagtctatggccaaatctctgaatcggcgcCAAATCTTCAAacctgattcagccaaattgaaccaggacagtgactcaaattacccaatcgaatcactgtccctctgaatcagccgaatctgaattgaatacttgtcACTTCACACACGCCTAATTCATAAGTCCATTAGGTCAGTTTTATGGAGCCAAAGTGTCAAGCAGAGACGAAAACCAGCCAaaaaggtagatagaaaactgcctCTCTAGACatacaaagggaaacagaatctAGCGTAAGATTTTGTGCAAATTTTGAATGCATCAGTTTGGTAAATCAACTGAGATTCAGGAAGTATAATCCTGGAAGCCCCAAAGACATTTATAAGCATCCCTGAAATGGATGGCACTTAGTTTCAGGGCTGGTAACAGCATCATCAGAACATCACCTTGCACCAGCTCAGGACCCGTATTCAACATAAAGGACAAAAATCCCTCTTCAGTAATTCCTCAGGGGTACACCCCAAATCTGAGAATGTCCAGAAAAATCAAGGATGGTTGTTTGCTTTACAATGTGGTTAATGAACGCTTGGTATTTAGCAATCTGGAGTGAAAAGTAGAAAGCTTTTTTTGGAAATGAGAtataagaaaaaaaccaaaaagcctAGAAAATGTGTAATAtcaagacctgaagaagaatacttggcattcaaaagcttgtctaagtctatcccaccCATTCAGTTGGTTCACTAAAAGAGATCTCccacacccacaaaaatccttgcttctcaatgTCAAAGAAATTCTTGCCTTACATGGCAGAGTCATTAGACGGCAGCAAAGggtaagaaatgagaaaaagGCTAATTATAAGGACTGACTTTAAGACTGCAGTGACTGAGAACAGATCGGATTCTCCATGGTATGGTAAttgtgaaaatgaaataaaataatttgaacatggtgacagtgatgatgatgatgattctcatcatcatcatcataatttctAAGTATTCTTTCCAAATTAAAAACTGATGTAACTAATGTTACTCTTACCTTTAATATAATGCTGTGACCAATAATGGGCCCTACCACCAAACTGGAGGATCATTGCTTCACTCCTTAGCTATCAACTACTTGTTGAATCTGTCCAACTTGGGAGATTCCTATGGTAGCAAAACTACCACAACCCATATGCCTCAGGATCCTGCAAGAACTGAAGGACTCAAGGTATTTTGAGCAGTAAAAAAGAGAGTAAGAGGAAAGGAAAGCCATATTAAGTGTCTGGAGGAAAAGGGAGTAATGCTTCCTTGAAGGTGCATATGGAGATGAAGATCTTCAAATATGCTTTACCAATGAAACTggttttagctttttttttttttttggggggggggggggggaagtgtaaTCAGAAGACCTTTAGAGAATAAATAACTGTTTTCAATGTATGGTTACTACAGTGATCGGTACCCTAAACATAGACAGATGGAAAATGAATTTGCCTAATATCTTAAGGGAAATAAAGAGAGATGTGGGGTACAGAGGAGTTTTAAGAACTGTGAGGGTGATAACTTCGCAAAGCAGATCAACAGATAGCTTGCAATATTTGAGGCAGTTTTGGATATAGATATGGGTATCTTATTATTGTAGGTCACTGTGCAAGCCTGATAGCAAGGCACATTCATAACTGTCAATAAATTAACTCCAGATTAACACTAGTTAAGATGAAATCAGGCGCTCAATCAAAAAAAGACATTCAGACAGGAAATACTTATTTATTCATGGTATATGATAAGCAAGCAAAAGCCATCCTTTTTCAAGATGTCATAACCTCATTTTTGCTTTGTGGTAACAATCCTTTCTTTCTGCCTTCCTGCCTTCAACAGACTTCGAAAAAATAATTAAGAGAAATACAGAGAGGGAAATAATGGGAGAAGCAATCAGctttaaattgaaataaaaccCTGGACCTCAATGGCCATTTGTACACACAACTTCTGTTgccctttcctgtgctgcaactgTGTGACTGTTTGAATGAGCGGGATGGACACTTTGAAAGTCcttctggtgcattaaagtaaaactctttggacgtagtttagtttgACTCACCAGGAATTAAAGCATCACACCCATGCATTTGTTACGTGcacacacaaaggcactcaaagacatgtaattaGCCTCTTTttccaccaggtgctgctgcaaaTTTTGTGTAGTTCACTCCTGGGCCCATCAGATGTCCCTTCAAATTGTTGTGACAGCAAACTATGGGGTGTCAAACTAAACTTTCCATAAGACATTAATGAAACATTTAAGAATGAGTAGATGGGCTGCAAATGCCAGTCTAGGATCCAGAAAGTGTATTTATAGTGCAGGtctccagaaaaaaatgaaaaagaattaaTTTTGACAAATATTGGCTCATTAACATTAGTGGTCTGAGTTAGATACATGGGCATGAGGCATTTGTACATCAGCTGAAATACATACAGTACAGACATATTTCTATTTCGAAAACAGCTTTTTTATTACATACTTACTGTTTTACTACATACCTACTGAACATTTTTTATTACATGTGAGCAGTTTTCTCACAtacttactgaaaaaaaataatgccatGGTACAATGAAGTAAATCAGGAATAATTTGTGACACCGTGAGAACCACAACATGTGACATTATTTTTATGCAATAAACTCTTTCACAGCTCTcactggagtgtattgctcctgggcaaTACATTTGCACTCAGAACGGCAGTACACtgaactggggtggagcagcctcagctggcagggggccccaggctTCACCCTGTCAGCCCGggtctgctccaacctggctcaatgtgctgagtgtcaggacccagggcagccggccagcagctctccctgactcccacccaggcagataagggtccggggccttagaaggccgtcaggcgggtacttgtgatgcttggagtggaattaattaggcagacgcttatcggttgcaaagcaagattatttactcacgccgtcaaggtggtgaatagcagaggtcagagatacttggttagttacagcttaaggttcgtagtcgtatgtcggtctgcataagagttcgttgatcgggcagataaacgaagaaaaaatcgggccggcaggtcgttgatttacgtctgataaggtcgagacgggggagactgacaagcgatcaatttgtcagttattctcctGCATATGTTCAGAGGTTtcttcaggtgtgtgtgcggaggtctcccgttcttcacggaagtgaagacgagttttatttgtgtaatagccaattgcttttcaccacgtcataaatttaattagaatcgccaattatttagcggtctttgctagggtgttatctcacagagttactccctgttttctctgaccagttataacgatttatgtacagcacagaaggctaagttctatttcatgttagtgtcgcagttataactttctttttgacatgcgcagaaaaaaaagcggttattatcattattgttaacccttagttaacctagtgcagaaaaaaaactgttttgaatggttttacttgtttgtgacatgggcactacttaatttggttgtgacactgaGGAGGGGCTATTTGGGCTATGATGGTGCTTAAGTGCAGGGCTAGCCGGCAGGAAGgcctgcactatagcacccttataccccagcctgccctgctcagtgtctacacatgtattgtgGTGGAGTGAATAACTCCTCCATACAATAGTACTTGTGGCCGGCAGCACTAGCCTACAGCGGAGCTAATTAGTTTGCTCtggcttaataacactgcacatgtgctttactgcacagttaattagtcggctccacagtaaacatctcatgtaaatgtgcccagtggATGCATCCAtacgtgtgctttactgcagagttgactaattagttctgcagtaaagtgtcaccatccaCACATGCGCCCACATTAGGGCATAGTAAATTAATTGACTACTCTGTAGggtagtactgtccaggacaattCTATCCTATGGTGAAGTCATTTAGTGCACTGAAACGCACGTGTGAATgatgagcagggctggctggggctgcctgcaggcagtagcaccctcatgccctggccagtccctccaccacctgacaccacaacctggagcccggggctggccccccacatccctaccAGCCCATATCTGCTGCGCTCCAGGTCAAACAAGCTGTGGTCCTCAGTGTACATATATACGCTatgcctgggagcagcagattcCAGCATTAACTCCACTGGAAATTTTTGAGCCATgccaattgcatgtgtagatgcacccagtggctgcatctacacatgcacttaactgtggagcagactaattagctgtggagtaaagcaccACTGACTACATGTGTGATGGTATTAGGCCAAAGCAAACTAATTAATGccacagtaagatagtactgtcatgGACATTACTATCTTATATCTTAAACCGAGGTAACTTACTGTGATTAAccccatgtgtagatgctgactgccattgtaaattgtgcccagtcggcccagccagctgaggccagactcttgcctgctgcctagccacacagatCTGTACTTTCAGGACCCTtgtgccccacctggcccctccACTGCCTAATGCTGCCAcctaaagcccagggctgagcagccctggtgtaaactgctctgccttggctcaaattgctgctgtcctgagtGCATGTTTAAATGGCATGTTAGTTTGCTCCAGCTCAAACTGATGCAGAggttattgcttcaaattaattgcatgtgtagatgcagccaatatTCCTAATGCTGTCTAGAGTATCACCCTAGACTGATAATATGAGTGCAGATCACTAATAACGTAAATGAATACAAGCACATTTCCACCATTTTGCTAGCAGTCTAGGGCATGGACGTTCTCCTAGTTCCACTGCAGTGCAAGAACAATAATCCAGGATGTTGCAACAGTTTACATGAAGTGTGGACTTCAgataaagacaatgggtacattCAGAGGAGTGCATACTTGCAGTTTGCTCTggcatgctctggctgccatccAGACTCTGTGCAAACAGATTGGTGCTGCTACTGCATTCAGAGGCCCTCAGGAGCcaaggtaaagctgctggggtcagcacagctcccctaccccacccaggacaatttgatgcacaccagagtgcacatgcatgggcgtgccctggggcacatagcagtggcacaaatgtgtgctgTAAATTCTTGTGTCCCTGGAATTGTACACCTCTATACATAGGGATGTGCCCAATTAGGTTCAAAGAAGTCCATTAGGAACAttgggatttgaacccagactTCACTTCTCCCTGCGAGCTCAGCTACTCTGGGTTTGAATCACAGTGGTCCTAATAAAGTCAAGACTATTCTTttcaagctctctctctcttaagtGGAAGAATTTTCCTTAAGGCACCTTTGACTTCTTTGTTGCGCAGACTGTAGATCAGAGGATTCAGTGCAGGAGTCACAATCGTGTACAGAACGACCACTAGCTTGTCCTTTTTCAGCGAGTAGCTGGAGGTCGGCCGAATGTAAGTGTAGATAATGGCAGAGTAGTATAGGGCAATCACAACAAGGTGTGAGGAACATGTAGAGAAGGCCCTTCGCTTCCCTTCAGAGCTCTGAATTTTGagaatgctgctgctgatgaAGGCAAAGAACATACCGGTCAGTAGGAAGTTCCCCATGGCTAGGAAGACATCAGCAATGAAGACCATGACTTCATTGAGATAGGCTGAGGTGCAGGACAATGCCAACAGAGGTGGGATTTCACAGAAGTGCCAGATGAAGTTAGGCCCACAAAAATGTAGTTGAAGCATGAGCAAGGTGTGCACCAAGGAATTAATTGCTCCAACTGCCCAGACAATGGCTGCTAATGCAATGTAAACACTCTTGGTCATGACAGTTACATAGCGCAAGGGACAACAGATGGCCATGTACTGGTCAAAAGCCATGGCTGTAAGGAGCACTAGCTCTGTTCCAGATGACAAAGTACAAGTAAAGAGCTGGGCCATGCAGACATCAAAGGAGATGGTTTTCTTCCCAAGCATCAGGTTCTGCATCATTTTGGGTAGGATGGCAGACGTGCAAAGCATATCAATTAGAGCCAAGTTAGCaatgaagaagtacatgggggtgtgcagtggcaggTGGAAGACAATGGCCAGGATGATCAGGGAATTGCCCTTGATGGCAACAACAAAAAGCAGAGTACAGTTCCAAAGAAGAGCCTCTGTAAATGGGGATGGTCAAAAAGACCCTGCATGTTGAACTCAGATACTCTGGTATGGTTACTGGCTTCCATTTAATAAGGCAGCTCTTCTGCACGAATGAAAATGGACATCTAAACAATTACAATCATCTGACAAGTAGAGCTACTAAGCAGTCTATCAAACTGACAGCCAGGCCACGGGTGGATggattactattactactactaataataatcataataataagcAGGCTAGCAAACTGACAGCCAAGCCACAGGTggattattagtagtagtagtagtattaataattaataataataataatgatgatgatgataataaataATACAGGATGCATAGATTTACAAACAGCTGTTCAGCGCAAACCTTTAGGACTTTCTAGACAAATCACATGGCTTATGACAAAGCTAAACAATATCAACACATGTAAATGTTAGACATTGGAAGTTCTTGAATCTATATTCCTCCAACTGttgaggggagcaggaagaaaataACAATCTGAAATGTGCTCCACTGGGGCAGCATCAGACCATACCAAATTCTGGAATATATGCCCCTCATTAGGAGGTATGCATATACAATATGACCTGGAAAGTTGCTCATACACCAACACCTCAAGAGTAATGTGCGTTCCACTATCTACATAAGCTCCAGTGAGCTGAACTGTTCCAATGCTGTAACTGTTCACCCCATAACAAGGTGTGCATTCAGATGGGAATATGGCATAAGTAGTAAggacttttctttcctttaagtCACTAGGgtaaatcaggaataattccGGTGAAATGTCCCCTCATTAGAGTTGCATTCCTAGGCATCTTTTATAACTGACAGGAGAAAGGAAGCCGTggaatttaatctttttttaagcCATTACACAGCACATCAATACTTCCAAATTTTCATATCTAGTTTTTGCAATATTCCCTAAGGACACCTTTCTGTGCTATGTAGGATCCTATATCTCCTTCCATTGTTTTCAGAGTTTTTACCTCTTAAAACCACTTCATTGCTTTTACTGactactgccccctcccccttcaatAAGACAAGCATGTCTCCATTGGGCCAGGGGAGTGACAGATACAGTGTGCTGTAAAAAAGGGTAAAAGAGCCACTGAGCCAATATTTCtctattttcatattttcctaGAACAAACCAATTTAACTAGTGGCCCCCTTTGAATCATTTTTATTATTGGAAACTCTTTCAGCACAGATCCTATTGCCTGACTCTTTTGTCATCAGCCCCACTATGTACCTCCAGCTTTGTACCTCCACTGACTTCAGATCCCGATCACAATGGCATTAGAGCAATTCTGATGAGGGCTGGGGAGTCATGGCAGATTTTCTCATGTCTAGCTGAGATCAGTTAAGAGGTTAAATTTCATGAACTCAGTTGAAGAAATCAAAGCACACTGAGCTAAATCACTAAGTCAGTGTATTcatacataaaaagaaaaaaaaaaaagtaagacaaATTAAAGTAATCTTGAACTCCAAAAGAATGGTGATGTCTCAGTCGTGCCAATCCCAGTGAAGTTCAGTTGGAGTGGGTAGTTAGCACCCAAAATAACTAAATGATGAGTTTAAAAGTTTACATCATAACACTTGCTTTCCCTTTTCACTAGTAATGATTGGAGTGTGGTTAGAATGTAAGATACCATATATATTGCTAGATAGGTTTTGAAAGAGTATTGTTTCCTCTCTGCATTTCCGTTTCAAAGAGTAATGAAGAAGTTTGAAAAAAGGAAGGATGAAGTCAGGAGCATCCTCACCTCTCCCTGAATCCACATAGATGACTTCTTTACAATGAATGGAGCAACAACTGAAGGCCAGACTCCAAGCCTGTGCTCCATTTCTGAGGCtggttttcattttaaagaatCACCTTGTACAGAAAATGCTTCAATCCCTTGTGAACTTGTCCAACATTTCACTCTCAAATAAAGCCCCAAAGGAGAATCCCAGTGGGAATCATGTAAATtggcaggaaaaaatatatatatatcttttaagTTGGCAAAATACCCCTAGATGTTTTAATAGATGTTTCCTTTTATGAGTCACTTCAGGGAAACACTATTtccatcaacttttttttttcttttccctttgtaaACCTGAACAGGTCTCTATGCACACCTGCAGGTTTCCTCATAATTCAGGAAATTCAAATGATAATTTCCAAGGATGAATTTCCAAGGTGAAATGTTGGCCCCCCTTTGAGATGAATTATGAAAGAGCCTTCTATGGGGCCAGCATTTCCTCTTCTGTCTCGTACTCTGCAATAATTGGCCCTTTGTGCACAATctaaattcatttttcttttggaggAACTTTCCCATGCAATACCTCCAGTAACTGCATGGTAACCTCAAAAAGGTGACCTTAAAACTGTGTCACCTTTTGATAAGCAGGAGCAGTGCCTAACATCTCTTGTGGTTTTTGGAGGTCAGTTGGCTGAAATGCCGAATGGGTGAGTGTCACTG
This sequence is a window from Alligator mississippiensis isolate rAllMis1 chromosome 15, rAllMis1, whole genome shotgun sequence. Protein-coding genes within it:
- the LOC132245568 gene encoding olfactory receptor 13G1-like, whose product is MAFIDDIFLAMGNFLLIIVSYGFSIRSILKIQGSEGKSRAFSTCSLHLVVVALYYSTITYTYTLAPSGYFLDKEKMVSVLYTLVTLCKQGNSLIILAIVFHLPLHTPMYFFIANLALIDMLCTSAILPKMMQNLMLGKKTISFDVCMAQLFTCTLSSGTELVLLTAMAFDQYMAICCPLRYVTVMTKSVYIALAAIVWAVGAINSLVHTLLMLQLHFCGPNFIWHFCEIPPLLALSCTSAYLNEVMVFIADVFLAMGNFLLTGMFFAFISSSILKIQSSEGKRRAFSTCSSHLVVIALYYSAIIYTYIRPTSSYSLKKDKLVVVLYTIVTPALNPLIYSLRNKEVKGALRKILPLKRERA